TGATTATACAGCTGCAAACAACTACCTGGATGCTTTCGCTTATGCACGCAATAAGCGAGGCAAGCGTACCCTTGCGATTAACTGGCCAGCGTGGAAAGAAACTGGAATGGCTGTTGATTACGGGTTGGAAGACAACGGTATCTTCAAAGCCATACGCACACGGACAGCACTCGAATCTTTCGAAAGAATGATGGAGCAAGAACGCCCACGGGTCATTACTGGGTTCCTAAACGGGGCCTTCTCAAAATCATTGCTCGAAACCCATTTCTTCCAACTCTCTACTGACTTACAGGCGCTCCTCAAACAAGCCGAAAAACCAAGAGCAGCTCGCAAGAACATGACTGCGAATTTCAATCGCCCACTGAAAATCGTGGCAAGCAGCCGCGAAAGCCAATTCGTGACAAAAATGGAGGCGCGAATCGCAAGAATCTGGGCAGAGGTACTTTCTCTCGAAGAAATTGACATTTTCGACGACTTGTTCAGTCTAGGTGGAGATTCCATTATCGCGGTCAAAATCTCTGCCATGGTGAGCCAAGACGTCGGAAAAGAGATTGAGGTAGCGGACCTGTTTGAATATCAAACGGTGGCAGAACTGGTTACATTCATCCTGGCCGGTGAAAAAGAGGCGGAAGAGGACACAGTTGAAGAAATTATAGAGGCAGTGGAAACAGCGAGGGTACCGCAGGCAACTATCATGCAAGAAGTAGCAGCCACCCTCATTCCGCCAATGCCTGAACAGAACGAAAAGTCAGCGTCGCAACCTGTTCCAACTATTCCATTCGTTCGAAATGACTCATCTAAATCCATCGCAAACAACTTACTGATCAAAACAGATGCCTATGAATTGAACAATCATCTTTCATGGCGACAATTCAATTGCTATGACCGTGGTCTTGCCAACCTGTTCGGGGACGAAAATCGCGGACTCATCAACTACTTCAAGTTGTTCCTTGGACTGAAGCGCGGTTATCATCTGTCGGAGCATGGACTTGCTTACTCATTTGTCGATGAGCAAAGAATTTTCGGTTATCCTCATGATCAAGATACCTTGGGAAAGTTCGGCTTCTCCGTTGAACTGACAAATGTGACTGACACCAAATGGCTGCCAGAGGCGATCATAGATTTGATTAACCAACGCAAATTGGTCATGGTATCATTCAATGAATATTTCACTTACTACACACCTTTCTATCTAAGAGAGCACACGGACCATACAACCATTATTAATGGCTATGACAAGGAAAAGGGACTCTACTACATTATTGATCACAATCATGTTCACCGCGGTGCCTCACAACGGATCGTATACGAATCGTTCATGACCACATTTTCGGTCTTGGAGGAGGTTTATAACTTTCTGATCCCTAAAATGAGATGTCTTGTCACTCTGAACCGCTTTGCCGACTGCAATCCGATGATTCCCGCGTTTGATCAAGAATACAAACAACTGTTGCTTACACTCCTCGCAGAGAAACAAGCTGGCAGTGACATCGATATGATCGTACGCTTGCGAGCGGAAGAAACCGACTATTTCAACGATCAAAACTTAAATGAACTCTATGTCAAGCTTGGAGCGAAGGAGCTTTTTCTTGAAACGTTAACTCACTTTTTCTGTCCCATGCAAGATTCAACTGAAGCCAAGTTATTGACAATGAACATCATTCAGGATTCAAACAAGCTCGTGAATAAATTCGTTACCAGTATCTATCGCAAAAGTATGCTTAGTCATGAGGACATCGCACAATACCGTGAGAGGATTGTCAGTAATACACAATTTTTATTCAGGATTATGGCAAGAGAATATGGTCTACTTTAGTTCCCCCAACACCGTACAAGGAGAGGTCCTATGAAATTTTGTTGGGTACTACCACAAGGAGAATTTCAACGTATCCAAGAAGACGCGATTCAAGCAGAACGTTACAACTTTGAATCTATTTTACATATCAGCTTGCAGTCATATCTCGACCCGTGGATCGTCGCAACGAAGCTCTCCTCAATCACCAAACGGATTCGTATGCTGATAGCCCAAAATCCCCAATTTGTCTCACCTCCTGTAGCACTAAAATCGTTAAACACGATCAACTTGCTTACGGACGGACGGGCTGACATTAATATCGTTTCGGGTAGCTCCATAGTCGAATTATCCCAAGTAGGGAAATTCCAAGACCACACTACCCGCTACAGAAGAACACGTGAGTTCGTCGAAGCATTCCGTGAACTGCAAGCTGGTCCAGCGACCTACCAGGGAGAGTTTTTTGAAGCCAATAATTGCACAGTTATTCCAAAAGGGCATCCCACAATTCCCTCTGCGCTGTTCTTGTCTGGAAGCTCTGACGATGCCATGTTGATTGCTGCCCAGCATGCAGACTATTACCTCGTCTATGCGGATGATTTGCCAAGCATTCAAGATCAGTTCGCTCGTTTCAAAGCACACACCCGGTCGTTCGGAAGGGAAGTATCTTGCGGTATGGTCATTGATATCATCGCCCGTAAGACATCAGAGGAAGCTTGGGAGGCTGCAAGATGTATGCTGTCCTCCTTCGCCCCTCTGGAGAAGCGACTTGTCCGAATGTACCGCAACAGTGCAGACTCCGTTGGCATCTCCAACCAAAAAAAGCATTACAACTATGATCAATTTGTTGTGGACAAAAATTTGTGGGGGGGACTCTGCCAAATCAGTACAGCACACACCTTATCCATCGTGGGAAGCTATGAGGAGGTACGCGATACGATGAAGAGATTTCATGAACTCGGAACCGAGTATTTCCTGTTGACTGGTTCAGTAGGGGATCACGAGATCGAAAGGTTGGGAGAGTATATCCTGCCGTACCTAACCTAGCAGAAAAGGATGAAATGCGATGACGACACCGGAATTGACAGATCTAATCAACGCAAAGATCAAAGAATTGTTTCACTACGATCGAGTTATTCAACCCCAAGAGAACTTGAACGCACTTGGACTCGACTCGAAAAGAGCCTTGGAGCTGCTAGTGGCTTTAGAAACTGAATTAAACGTCATGGTCGATGATGAAGATTTAGTCGTGGAAAATTTCGCAACGATTGAGGCAATTGCCAATATGTTCTCTCAAAAGTTCCAAATCCAATAAATCAAAATATTTAACAATTTATGGTTTGATAGTAAGAATTTATATTGTATAATAGAGGTAATTGAAAAATTTGAAAAATCAATCAACGATTGCTCTAATAGATTCTATGGTCTCTATGAAAGGAGGTGATCATGAATGTACTACATGAAAAAGCTTTTCTCTATCACTCCAGATGCTTGCCAAGCCTAGTCAGATGAAAGATTACTCTAAAAGATTCTATGGTCTCTATGAAAGGAGGTGATCATGAATGTACTACATGAAAAAGCTTTTCTCTATCACTCCAGATGCTTGCCATTTCTAGCCAGATGAAAGATTACTCTAATAGATTCTATGGTCTCTATGAACGGAGGTGATAATGAATGTACTATATCAAAAAGCTTTTCACTATCACTCCAGAAGAGTGCCGATTATAGCCAGATGAGCCTAGCCAGATGAAAGTCTGGCATAGGCTCATTTGTTTCTATTTATAAGCATGGGGGAGAGGAGGAGTTATTTCTATGAAGGATTTCCCTGATAGTTCTGGTGAAAACTGTTTTCTCGAAATCATTCGAAACTGGATTTTTCATCAAACCGGTCAAAGCCTTGAGGAATCATACCTTTATATGGTTTCGGGAAGTTTCGATTTTCAATATTCAGCAGAATGGGTAAGTGAAACCGAAGTTTTCCCCAAAGTGGATATTGTTCAAAAATATCGGTATGATTACTATCCTACCTGGTTAGGGATTAGTCTTACCATGGTCACGCCTCAGAACGCTAAAATTGGATGGGAGCAGATTCAGACTGAGTTAAACGCGGGGAATATCCCGATCGTGCGGATTGATGCATCGAAATTACCTGATATGGTTGATAAAAAAACAGCTACTTATATGGTAGTACACAGATACAATGAGAGTGAAGAAACAGTCGGAGTATCCAGTTTGTTTTACAATGGTCAATTACCGCTCTCAACACTTACTGCCTGTAGAGAAGCGATTAGTATCTATGGACTCCCTGCGCATAGTTGGCTTAAGCTACAAGTGGTGAAAGAGATCCTGACGAGAGACCCTTCCTCATTGTATAAGTTTGTCTGTACGATCCTTTGTCAGGACCCAAAAACAGGAGAATCTATTCAAAACAACATCAATGCCTTTTCTGACATTTTGCAAATTCTCACAGATTTACCTACGCTGTTAGTCAGAATTCAGATGCATAATCTCAGCAATCAATTCTTCCATCCATTGGGTCCCCCGGAGTCAAGAAAGAAAATGCTTCAGATTCTGAAGATCTTACATAACGCCAATTATCTCTCGATTGATACCGTTTCACAATATGAGAAGATATCAAGTGATTGGGATCTCTTAAAAATGTTATTGTACAGAAGCACTATCGGCCAGCCAAAAGAAGCTCTTGAACGCATCCAAGATCGCCTGAGAAATATAGGTAAGCTTGAAAAAGAAGCATACGAACAAATCTTACATGAAATAAAGGTGAAATAATTTGAAAACATATACACTCTCAAATTATGTAGTGAAACTGGAAGAGGATGGACAGACGATGTTTCTCCATCGTGCAACAGGCGATGTGATGGATATTTCTCCGAGAATGAGAGATTTACTCGACTTCCTCGCTGAACCGAAAACCTATCAGCAGCTTCGTGAATTCGTTGAGGTAGATGGAGCTGATGTTGATGATGTGATTGGAATGTTGAAAGATCATTCTTTTCTCGAAATTTCTTCCTGAACAAACTTCGTGAGCAATAAGAATAAGGTGATCCCTAGAATGTCTCCCTAACAAGTACTACTATATCAAAAAACTATTTACTGTCATTCCAGAGACCTGCTGCCTTTAAAAAATGAGGCCTATGCCAAACTGAACTACACCCCAATTGTTAAACACCACTAACAATTGGAGGTGCAGTTTTTCTATGGCCAGGCTCTCTTTTTTATTGATTCTTCTTTGAATATCTGTTGCCAATTGACAAAAAGTATAAAACTATTCCGAAAAGATAACTTTTCACTATAGATTGGTATAACTAAGTAGGAGTTTTGTTTTGGAAGAAGAATTATAAATAATGTGTCCTGGACCTCTTTAGTGATTCGATCACTTAGCTAAGTTGATCCAATTAATGTGATCTGAGATTAACGTGGGGCCAGTACACTCCAAAACATACTACCCACACGTTTTGAGTAGGCAGCCGAAAGGGACCAAACTGGTTCCTATTTTTATTTAGCCAACTAATTCTACATAATAATAATGCGTAATTTTCATCGCGACGCTTATATACATCTACACATTAAAGAAATGGAAATGTGTGTGGCGACACAAACATACTTTCAATTAATTTTACGACACAAACATACTACTAATGAGGTCTGATTTTAGCGTTAAGCAGTATGTTTGTGTCGTAATTAAGATGACGTAAACATACTGCTATAACATTCAAGATTTGGGACAGTCCTATAAACAGGCAGACGATGTCGCGGAACTCGCGGCGGAGTTGTTGGCACAAGGGTATTCTGTTGGCTGTTTCAAGGCCGTGCCGAATACGGACCTCGCGCGCTGAGAAACCGTAGTATGCTGGCCAATCCGTCAGTACCTGGGATTCAAAATCACATGAATCACAACGTCAAAGTGGACAAGCGTGACAAGATACCAGGTGTTGTACACGTCGCCGGATCTTCACGCACACAAACGGTGACCGCAGAGACAAACTGGCGCTATTATGATCTACTCCAAAAATTAAAAGCGAAAACGGGGTTGTCGATGGTGTAGAACACGTCGTTCAACCTGCGCGGCGAACCGATGGTCTGTACCCGTAGGATGCTGTGCTGATCATGGAGGATATTGTCCTGAAGAAACCGCATGTGTTCATGTAAAGAACGGAGGAAGTGAAATGCAAGACATCATTGTACGCCCTTACACCCCTGCAGTGCTGGACGAACTGCAAGAGATTGAAAAGAAAATGAGAAAGCGCTTCCCGGATTTTCCTACGTGGGCAAACTGGGTCTACCTCCACAAACCGGAGTTAAAACCTGACAACATGTACGTAGCCTACAAAGATAGGAAGGCGATTGGGTATGGTCACTTGATTCCCCGTTTCGCTCATGCAAATGATCCAGCACATGTACCGAACACAATCTATCTGGACATGGTTGCCTCGCTGGAGGCAGAACAGCCTGAGAGAGTGCTCGATGCCCTGTATGAGGCTTTGAAAGCGCGTGTTGGAGAGATGCTGGTAGAAGTGTTGCCGCGCAAAACTGAATTGTGCATCCAACACTATGCGACCGTTCATCCGATTCTCGAGTATGCGGCAGGCCAAGGATTTGAGAGGGTAGAGAGCTATCGATTGCTTCAACGTGACCTGAATATGAAAATTCCCGATCGATTGGTACATGGCGACTTGGAGATTCGCGAGTGGAAGCTAGAGACTTTGGCTGATAAGGAAAAGTTTCTAGCGGCTAACAAATTGGCTTTTCCAGAGGAATCCGCAACGCTCGAGCAGTTGGAAGGGATCGTAAGTATTCCGAATTTTACGACGTTTACCGTTTTTACGCCGGCTAATGAGGTGGCAGGCGTAATCATGGTGCGAGCAGAAGATGCGACTGTGGGTTTTATCGAAAATATGTTTGTGTTGCCTGAATTCCGTGGACACGGACTCGCCGAAGCGCTGGTTGCACGTGGGATGCTCTACCTGCTTGAACAGGGCTTTCAGTCGGTGTTGTTGCATGTGGCGGCCCCAAACGTTCCCGCTTGCAACTTGTACCAAAAGGCTGGTTTCGAGATTGTGAAAGAACAAATCGAGATTCGGCGCGACTGGAATGCTCAGTAAAAAGGAGGAGGACATATTGGAGAAAGGTCATAAGCTTGACAAGCAAAACATAGAAGACATTATCGGTTTAAGCCCCTTGTAAGAAGGAATCCTCTTTCACCACGTCAGCGAACCTGGAACATATGTGGAGCAACTTTCCTTCCGCCTGACTAGTTCTAAATCTAGTGAAGCCGTTCGTCAGGCATGGGTTGTGCTCGTAGATAAAATCCAGTCTTTACGTACGGTTTTTCACTGGGAAAAGTTAGAAAAACCTGTGCAGATCTTCTTGCGCCGCAAAGTAATTCCTGTAACGGAACATGACTTTCTTTCTTTGCATCTAGTGGAACAAAAAGCACGCCTGAAGGAAATCCGCGACGCTGTTCGAAAGGGAGCAACACTCCAATTTTGGCGAACTGTTTCGCTTGGTGGCAGCAGTAAAAGCGGATGCTGACCTTGCGTATGACGGGGAAGACGTCTATCGCGCACGGCTGCTTGCTGAGCGCGGTACCGTTTTCCCAGCGTTCGCTGAAGAGGGAGGGAGGCTCGCTCCCTATGACTTTGGAATCGAATGGCAGGCCGCCACGGTCGAACTCCGGATGGTGGTCAATCAAGACCGGGTGGCGGCGGAGAAGCTCCAGACCCTGCACAAGCAATTTATCGGATTTATAAAACACTTCACCCAACAATACACGTCCGTTCAAGGGAGTTGAGCCTGACGATGAAAGCAAACGGCAAGACTACTGCTATTTTTCCGTTTACAAAGCCGGAAGATCAGGGGCTTGACCCGAATCGCCTTGAAAAATGGCAGAAAAGACTACGAAAGGAGAAGGTCACCAGTTGCCTGATTATTAAGAACGGACATTGCGTGTTCGAATACTACAAAAACAAAAAGATCGAAAGCAAACCGCAAAAAATCCACTCGGTGACCAAGAGCATCGTCTCTGCCTTGGTCGGCATTTGCTTCGACCAAAAGCTTATCCCGAGTCTGGATACGCCAATCCTCGATTTTTTTCCTAAATTTGCGGAGTTGGAGCAGGACTCTCGCAAACGGTCGATCACGGTCAATCATCTGTTGACAATGACGCCAGGGTATCACTGGCCAGAGTTTGGCGAATGGGATGGGTTCAGCCACATGTTTTACGCACCAAACTGGGTGCGTTTCGTTCTAGAGCGGAAGTTGGAATGTGATCCTGGTACGCGGATGAACTACAACACGGGCGCCACGCATCTTCTGACAGCCATCGTGCAGAGGGTCAGCGGCATGAAGGCGTCCGAGTTTGCCGATAAACACTTGTTCAAACCCTTGGGTATTACTGAGTACATTTGGCACGAAGATCCCCAGGGCATCAACAACGGCGGGTCTGGGATGATGATGCATACCTTGGACCTAGCCAAGTTCGGTATCATGTACCTCAACCAGGGTAGGTACGGTAAGAAACAGATCGTGTCCAAGGAATGGGTGTCTAATTCGATGACCCCGCAATTTATGACCTATGAAAACATTGGCCACTATGCTCGTCATTGGTGGGTCGGCCAACTAGATCGTGAACAGCCTTTGGAAGGGGCCAATATGTGCTACTTCGCTCTCGGCTATGGCGGTCAATTCATTATCGTTCTCCCAGCCCATCAAATGGTTGCGGTAATTACAAGCGAGTTGTATGAATCCTCTCTGTTGCCTCTGAGCCTGTTCCGCGAGCATATCGTGCCCGCATTGCTCAGAGGGGGGATTGGAAGCAGTGAGCCAGTGTAAACCGTAACAGACTCGAAGCTCAAATTTATCAAAACGTTCGCTTCCGGGGTTTTTATGATAAAAGCCTAGAATTTGAGGCGGTTGGCGATGTAATGAAGCGAATCACGTACACCACAAGAAGTACTTGAGAATAGGGAGCTACTAAAATTGTTCTTGCCAATCTTGCGAGCAGATTTTCAATTGGTTGAGACTTATCAACTGCCTGAAGGAAGAGAACCTCTTGACGTTCCGTTCGTCATTTTGAGTGGAATCAAAGACACCGTTGCCAATGCTGAGGACATGGAAGGGTGGAAGTCCTATACGAAGTCTTCTTGTAAGATCGTTTATTTTAACGGAGGGCACTTCTTTATAAATGATCATACAGATGACATCACTCAGATCGTGAAAAATCAACTTACACGATTAATCTGAACCTATTAAAGCAAGGAAAACAGACATAACAAATGAGAAAACATAGAAGGTAAACCACAAGGGGGAGGGAGAGAAAATGATTGTTTGTACATCGGAGTATGGTGAAAAGCACCCCAAGTGGTCATTTAATAATGGTAAGAACACCGGATTAAACCTATATTGGCTACAGATTCCGGATCATATCACAATTTCAGAAATTCAGCACAATCTGCACTATTTGGATGATGACGAGCGAAAGACCTATGAAGCGTATCGGGTGGAGGAAAAGCGGATCGAATTCCTTTTAGGTCGAGTATTACTCAAAAATTTGTTAGGCGTACGGCTTGGATTGCAACCGGAACAGGTTCGATTTATTAAAAATGCATACGGTCGGCCCTATTTGATTCCGTCACAGGCTCAGCCGGATCTGTTTTTTAATCTTTCGCATACGAGAGGGGTAATTACTTGCGTCATTGCACCTTGGGATAAAGTCGGTATTGACGTGGAGCGGACAGACCATGACGCCTCCGATGTCATGCGAATGGTTTTTGTTGAAAAGGAGATCGAATTTGTAAACAGTCAATGGACATCAGATGCCAAGCGTCAGGCGTTTTATCGAATATGGACACGTAAAGAAGCTGTCATGAAAGCGGAAGGAAAAGGCTTTTCACTTCCTCCTAAGTCATTTACTGTACCCTTGGAAGGCGAATGTGTATCTGATGGAAAGTACGAGTATGTAACGTATTTTCTACTACCAGATTGTTTGTGCTCATTAGTAGTTGAGAAGCTAGATTCTGAAATTAGTTGTAACGAAAGTTTTGTCAGCATTGAAGCCATGATTATATAATGCAAGCGTTTCGTACATATTTTGCCTCATAATGGTTATTAAGCATTGGCTTTTGTATCACCCAAAATGATATAATTCTTTATTGGTTACTTATGTAGATGATTATAGCTGAGGTGATATATGATGAAGGAAACGAAAGAGGCGACTGTGGACTTAAAATCCGTTAAGTCTCCAAAGAAAACGGAAGACTTTGCGAAATACTTCCAGGCCCCTTCTCTGAAAGATGCGAAAACGCGCGGTAAGGAAGAAATTTTAGTCCATTACGATTTTAATATCCCAGAAGACATGCAGAACATCGGAAAAGGAAAGCGTTATCACGTTCGTACGTATGGCTGCCAAATGAACGAGCACGATTCGGAGACAATTTCTGGTATTTTGCAGGCAATGGGCTATACCTCCTCTGATTCTGTCGAAGATGCGGATGTC
The window above is part of the Brevibacillus antibioticus genome. Proteins encoded here:
- a CDS encoding serine hydrolase domain-containing protein yields the protein MKANGKTTAIFPFTKPEDQGLDPNRLEKWQKRLRKEKVTSCLIIKNGHCVFEYYKNKKIESKPQKIHSVTKSIVSALVGICFDQKLIPSLDTPILDFFPKFAELEQDSRKRSITVNHLLTMTPGYHWPEFGEWDGFSHMFYAPNWVRFVLERKLECDPGTRMNYNTGATHLLTAIVQRVSGMKASEFADKHLFKPLGITEYIWHEDPQGINNGGSGMMMHTLDLAKFGIMYLNQGRYGKKQIVSKEWVSNSMTPQFMTYENIGHYARHWWVGQLDREQPLEGANMCYFALGYGGQFIIVLPAHQMVAVITSELYESSLLPLSLFREHIVPALLRGGIGSSEPV
- a CDS encoding GNAT family N-acetyltransferase; protein product: MQDIIVRPYTPAVLDELQEIEKKMRKRFPDFPTWANWVYLHKPELKPDNMYVAYKDRKAIGYGHLIPRFAHANDPAHVPNTIYLDMVASLEAEQPERVLDALYEALKARVGEMLVEVLPRKTELCIQHYATVHPILEYAAGQGFERVESYRLLQRDLNMKIPDRLVHGDLEIREWKLETLADKEKFLAANKLAFPEESATLEQLEGIVSIPNFTTFTVFTPANEVAGVIMVRAEDATVGFIENMFVLPEFRGHGLAEALVARGMLYLLEQGFQSVLLHVAAPNVPACNLYQKAGFEIVKEQIEIRRDWNAQ
- a CDS encoding LLM class flavin-dependent oxidoreductase; the encoded protein is MKFCWVLPQGEFQRIQEDAIQAERYNFESILHISLQSYLDPWIVATKLSSITKRIRMLIAQNPQFVSPPVALKSLNTINLLTDGRADINIVSGSSIVELSQVGKFQDHTTRYRRTREFVEAFRELQAGPATYQGEFFEANNCTVIPKGHPTIPSALFLSGSSDDAMLIAAQHADYYLVYADDLPSIQDQFARFKAHTRSFGREVSCGMVIDIIARKTSEEAWEAARCMLSSFAPLEKRLVRMYRNSADSVGISNQKKHYNYDQFVVDKNLWGGLCQISTAHTLSIVGSYEEVRDTMKRFHELGTEYFLLTGSVGDHEIERLGEYILPYLT
- a CDS encoding carbamoyltransferase C-terminal domain-containing protein, which translates into the protein MFQGRAEYGPRALRNRSMLANPSVPGIQNHMNHNVKVDKRDKIPGVVHVAGSSRTQTVTAETNWRYYDLLQKLKAKTGLSMV
- a CDS encoding acyl carrier protein — protein: MTTPELTDLINAKIKELFHYDRVIQPQENLNALGLDSKRALELLVALETELNVMVDDEDLVVENFATIEAIANMFSQKFQIQ
- a CDS encoding 4'-phosphopantetheinyl transferase family protein — its product is MIVCTSEYGEKHPKWSFNNGKNTGLNLYWLQIPDHITISEIQHNLHYLDDDERKTYEAYRVEEKRIEFLLGRVLLKNLLGVRLGLQPEQVRFIKNAYGRPYLIPSQAQPDLFFNLSHTRGVITCVIAPWDKVGIDVERTDHDASDVMRMVFVEKEIEFVNSQWTSDAKRQAFYRIWTRKEAVMKAEGKGFSLPPKSFTVPLEGECVSDGKYEYVTYFLLPDCLCSLVVEKLDSEISCNESFVSIEAMII